From the Candidatus Krumholzibacteriia bacterium genome, the window GATGCGGGTCGAGGAAGCGCGCCTGCCCGTGGAAGATGGTGATGCCGTTGCGCCTCAGCTGGTCTTCCACCACCGCCTTCTCCCGTTCTTTCACGGTCTGCACACGGAACGCCAGGTCGTGGATGGAGATGTTCTCCTTCAAGGTGTATCTCTGGCCGTAGAAGGAGCGCTGACGAAAGCCGGTCAGATAGAGGATGGCTTCACGGACCGTCTTGCTCGGAATGGTGCCGGAATGCAAGGAGACGCCGCCGATCATCTCCTCGCGGTCG encodes:
- a CDS encoding FAD-dependent oxidoreductase, whose product is MDDSSRFDLAVIGSGPAGQKGAIAAAKLQKRVALVDREEMIGGVSLHSGTIPSKTVREAILYLTGFRQRSFYGQRYTLKENISIHDLAFRVQTVKEREKAVVEDQLRRNGITIFHGQARFLDPH